CAGGGCGTCGAAGGCGGCCTGGTTCTCCCGGTCCAATCTGTCGATCTCGGCGGTGTAGGCGGCGCTGTTCCGCGCGTAGTCCGCGGCGTGCGCGGGATCGGCCCCGGCCAGGCCTTTCGCGATGGTGCCGACCATCAGCCGGGCGTTGCGCGGGTCGTGCCAGATGTGCGGGTCGCCCGGGCGCAGCGGGACACCGCTGCTGGTGTCGACGACCGGGCCGCGGAAACCGGCCGACGAGATCGTCTGGCCGAGCCACTCCTCGAGTCCGGCGCCGTTCTCGACGAGCAGCCTCGCGTCGGCGATGGCCTTGATGTCGGCCGGGGTCGGCTCGTAGTCGTGCGGGTCGACGCCGACCTTGATGAGCTGGGTGACCTTGACGTGCTCGCCGCCGACGGCGCGGGCGAAGTCGGCGACCTCGGGGGTGGTGGCCACCACGGTGAACCTGGTGGGGCCGGCGCTCTCGGCCCGGTCGCAGGCGGTCGAGGAGAGCAGGGCCGTCGTGGCGGCGAGCAGGGCGAGGATGCGGTGCCGGTGACTCATGGCTGGAAACGCTAATGGGATTCATTTTCAATTGTCTAATGCGCACCCGTTCATCTGAGCTGGGCGGCGAGGGCCGCGTGCCGCCCCTCCCGCCAGAGTGCGCCCGCCTCGCCGAAGCCGGCCGCCCGGGCCGCGGCCGCGTGCCAGCCCAGGTCCGCCGTGAAACCGGCCGGCGGCCGATCTCGGAAGAGGTCCGCGCGGGCCGCGAGCAGACCGGCGATTTCCGGTACGGCGCCCAGCCCACCCCACCACTGCGCCCACGCCAGCTCGGCGGCACCCTCCCCCGGCCCCGGATCGAGCGCCCGCATCACGTACGGCAGGCCGTCGTCCGGCATCAGGTCGGCGACCACCAGCAG
This window of the Actinoplanes oblitus genome carries:
- a CDS encoding metal ABC transporter substrate-binding protein, which translates into the protein MSHRHRILALLAATTALLSSTACDRAESAGPTRFTVVATTPEVADFARAVGGEHVKVTQLIKVGVDPHDYEPTPADIKAIADARLLVENGAGLEEWLGQTISSAGFRGPVVDTSSGVPLRPGDPHIWHDPRNARLMVGTIAKGLAGADPAHAADYARNSAAYTAEIDRLDRENQAAFDALPAADRKLVTDHDAFGYYVDRYRLEFVGSVIPSMDTSAELSARQLTDLVAKIRATGTKAVFTESSLPRKTAEAIAEQAGVRVVGGADALFGDSLGEPGTPEGTYLGAERHNTRVITAALAGR